The following proteins are co-located in the Streptomyces sp. NBC_01198 genome:
- a CDS encoding N-acyl homoserine lactonase family protein — MGTINNISVLSTGQVQIRPQHVESDGSSMTEWLSTATTWTAPRPINVYVIEHSDGLVLFDTGQDRSSVTDPDYFPGGPAGEVYDRLARFEIPADQTLTAQLARLGHDIADVKVAILSHLHQDHIGGLRELPHAEIIVSQQDWDELDRPDAAFIGLLKQHIDIPALHWNRVTPTPVDDPTLAPFTNAYDVMNDGTLLLLPTPGHTPGSLSLLLRKPQAAPLLFVGDLTYDVNLLAQDRIPGVGDTTGLHTSTRHVNEFATRNPGLTILAAHDPAAAHLLNTALDRTQSTV; from the coding sequence ATGGGCACCATCAACAACATCTCAGTCCTCAGCACCGGCCAGGTCCAGATCCGCCCCCAGCACGTCGAATCCGACGGCTCCTCCATGACGGAGTGGCTCAGCACCGCCACCACCTGGACCGCACCCAGGCCGATCAACGTCTACGTGATCGAGCACAGCGACGGCCTCGTCCTGTTCGACACCGGGCAGGACCGCAGCTCGGTCACCGACCCCGACTACTTCCCCGGCGGCCCCGCCGGAGAGGTCTACGACCGCCTCGCCCGCTTCGAGATCCCCGCCGACCAGACCCTCACCGCCCAACTCGCCCGCCTCGGCCACGACATCGCCGACGTCAAGGTCGCGATCCTCTCCCACCTCCACCAGGACCACATCGGCGGACTCCGCGAACTCCCCCACGCCGAGATCATAGTCAGCCAGCAGGACTGGGACGAACTCGACAGGCCCGACGCAGCCTTCATCGGCCTGCTCAAACAGCACATCGACATCCCCGCACTGCACTGGAACCGCGTCACCCCCACCCCCGTCGACGACCCCACCCTCGCACCCTTCACCAACGCCTACGACGTCATGAACGACGGCACCCTCCTGCTCCTCCCCACCCCCGGCCACACCCCGGGCTCACTCTCCCTGCTGCTGCGCAAGCCCCAGGCCGCACCCCTGCTCTTCGTCGGCGACCTCACCTACGACGTCAACCTCCTCGCCCAGGACCGCATCCCCGGCGTCGGCGACACCACAGGCCTCCACACCTCCACCCGCCACGTCAACGAATTCGCCACCCGCAACCCCGGACTGACCATCCTCGCCGCACACGACCCCGCCGCCGCCCACCTCCTCAACACCGCACTCGACCGCACCCAATCCACCGTGTGA
- a CDS encoding SRPBCC family protein, with product MTSATGSRLITAPADRIHALLLQPRRLPDWNPAFLSLTGPEEALLDQDYQLRTLPDLRGTFRYTEISPHRIRMEWTVPGMHENCEWILHDKGATTEVVHSVQRTGPLAAVLRHTLDTLPTLRLDRLTDTAAGQ from the coding sequence ATGACCAGCGCCACCGGCAGCCGGCTCATCACCGCCCCCGCCGACCGAATCCACGCACTGCTCCTCCAGCCCCGCCGACTGCCCGACTGGAACCCGGCATTCCTCTCCCTCACCGGCCCGGAGGAAGCCCTCCTCGACCAGGACTACCAACTCCGCACCCTGCCCGACCTGCGCGGCACGTTCCGCTACACCGAGATCAGCCCGCACCGCATCCGGATGGAATGGACCGTCCCCGGCATGCACGAAAACTGCGAATGGATACTGCACGACAAGGGCGCCACCACCGAAGTAGTCCACTCGGTCCAGCGCACAGGACCACTGGCCGCCGTCCTCCGCCACACACTCGACACCCTCCCCACCCTCCGCCTCGACCGCCTCACCGACACCGCCGCCGGCCAGTGA
- a CDS encoding transposase, with translation MGRGDLTNGQWERLEPLLPVGKKPGRPWTWTRRQLMDGIRLLQAEADVKGLITWDVNVDWTIARAHQHAAEASKRGDLHKEPPGGVDTEPDDHGLGRSRGGLTTKLHLAVEQGQKPLSLLVTVVQWQDSPRLQPVLDAIRVPRTGPGRPRTKPDRVRADRSYGSRANRAYLRRRGVKCDQPFQAAPRVRVTRVTRHRWVAPTTQRHR, from the coding sequence GTGGGACGTGGTGATCTGACGAACGGCCAGTGGGAGCGGCTGGAGCCGTTGCTTCCGGTAGGCAAGAAGCCAGGCCGCCCGTGGACCTGGACGCGCCGGCAGCTGATGGACGGCATACGGCTGCTGCAGGCCGAGGCCGATGTGAAAGGTCTGATCACGTGGGACGTGAACGTCGATTGGACCATCGCCCGTGCCCACCAGCACGCCGCCGAGGCCAGTAAAAGGGGGGATCTCCACAAGGAGCCTCCCGGAGGCGTCGACACCGAGCCCGACGACCACGGCCTCGGCCGCTCGCGTGGCGGGCTGACCACGAAGCTGCATCTGGCGGTCGAGCAGGGGCAGAAGCCACTGTCCCTGCTCGTCACGGTCGTCCAGTGGCAGGACAGTCCCCGGCTCCAGCCGGTCCTCGACGCTATCCGGGTACCGCGGACCGGGCCCGGCCGGCCTCGCACGAAGCCGGACAGGGTCCGCGCAGACAGGTCGTACGGTTCTCGCGCGAACCGCGCCTACCTGCGCCGACGCGGCGTGAAGTGCGATCAGCCGTTTCAGGCGGCGCCCCGAGTACGAGTCACCCGGGTGACGAGGCATCGATGGGTTGCTCCGACGACGCAGCGTCACCGCTGA
- a CDS encoding immunity 49 family protein, with translation MRNVTCHQVGEQRLAEALDGIEGRAYTRWHWLRYGRISPALIRAMADELLDHVAARAVTEPGLDAAAGTVAVTAAECVHGVLSIMCFPSGDQELRFPLVGERISTDPDDDDEFWDGPITFEEVVREAPTARTWLDMFELCVVSGHVWDWERATGLLLRADYAPAIRDGVPYNRYTSVSAPADLAAMDALCPYLTEAAGHLPRDWPTVPLRKPDAGERAEAARRLDEVGDALSADQRLLRVLIDDDQHAFEDALVARLVAYRESVEADAGDLPPRSLLPLGTLALACLAVQVHGWELGVRSGYLPYGLLGSPDAPRRAAEANRNNLGCWAAK, from the coding sequence GTGCGGAATGTGACATGCCATCAGGTCGGCGAGCAGCGGTTGGCCGAGGCGCTCGACGGCATCGAAGGGCGGGCTTACACGCGGTGGCACTGGCTGCGGTACGGCCGCATCTCGCCGGCGCTGATCCGGGCCATGGCGGACGAACTGCTCGACCACGTCGCCGCGCGAGCGGTGACGGAGCCGGGGCTCGATGCTGCCGCCGGCACGGTCGCCGTCACCGCCGCGGAGTGTGTGCACGGAGTGCTGAGCATCATGTGCTTTCCGAGCGGGGACCAGGAACTCCGGTTCCCCCTCGTCGGGGAGCGGATCAGCACGGACCCGGACGACGACGACGAGTTCTGGGACGGGCCCATCACCTTCGAGGAGGTCGTCAGGGAGGCGCCCACGGCGCGGACCTGGCTCGACATGTTCGAGCTGTGTGTCGTCAGCGGGCATGTGTGGGACTGGGAGCGGGCCACCGGGCTGCTGCTGCGCGCCGACTACGCGCCTGCCATCCGTGACGGCGTGCCCTACAACCGGTACACCTCCGTCTCCGCCCCCGCCGACCTCGCCGCCATGGACGCCCTGTGCCCCTATCTCACCGAGGCGGCCGGGCATCTGCCCCGTGACTGGCCCACGGTTCCGCTGCGCAAGCCGGACGCCGGGGAACGCGCGGAGGCGGCCCGGCGGCTCGACGAGGTAGGCGACGCGCTGAGCGCGGACCAGCGGCTGCTCCGCGTCCTCATCGACGACGACCAGCACGCCTTCGAGGACGCCCTCGTCGCCCGGCTGGTCGCGTACCGGGAGAGTGTCGAGGCCGACGCCGGTGATCTCCCGCCCCGGTCCCTCCTCCCACTCGGCACCCTCGCCCTGGCCTGCCTCGCCGTCCAGGTCCATGGATGGGAACTCGGTGTCCGGTCCGGGTATCTGCCGTACGGTCTGCTGGGATCGCCGGACGCGCCGCGCCGGGCGGCGGAGGCGAACCGGAACAACTTGGGCTGCTGGGCCGCCAAGTAG